The following nucleotide sequence is from Hydrogenobacter sp..
ATGAAGTTTTTTCGTAAAATTTTCGTAAGCTGAAATCACCTTTACCGGATATCCGTGTATTTCCGATAGGATGATCTTGATAAACTTCTTTTTATCTCGCATAAGCTGGTAAGTCCTAAAACTCAGATACTCAAGAAGCTCCTCCAAAGGCATCTCTTTTACATTTTTTCCAAGTTTATCAAGATCTTCAAGGATGGATTTCTTTATTAGCACCGCTTCAAAAAGGCTCTCCTTATTATTGAAATACCTAAAAAGCGTCACTTCAGATATACCTGCTTTTGAAGCTATCTCCCTTGTGGTAGTTCCTAAGAAACCTTTTTCAGAAAAACACTCGTAA
It contains:
- a CDS encoding TetR/AcrR family transcriptional regulator translates to MDTKDRIIEAAYECFSEKGFLGTTTREIASKAGISEVTLFRYFNNKESLFEAVLIKKSILEDLDKLGKNVKEMPLEELLEYLSFRTYQLMRDKKKFIKIILSEIHGYPVKVISAYENFTKKLHEGFEKALSPYREELKTDLPLKVVAQFFLGAIFSYFLTYEVFLNREAKEDTLKKELGTFVSILLEGLKGGKDAKIS